Genomic segment of Paenibacillaceae bacterium GAS479:
TATGATGGATACGTTGATGGTAGTGGCAGGAGGTATTATTCTCTATAACCAAAATGCTTACCTATTTGGAATTACAACACTGTTGATTCCGCTGTACATCCTTATTGTCTGGGGATTTCATAAACTGTTTGAGAGGCAAAACCGCGAGCAAATGGAGCAAAACTCTGTACTTACTTCATATATCGTGGAATCGATTAATGGAATTCAGACGGTGAAAGCCTATCAGGCGGAAACAGAGGCTAACCTAGAAACCGAAAAGAAATTTATCACACTGCTGCGCTCCCTCTTCCGATACGGAACTTCTTTAAATCTGCAAAGCACCTTGAAAGGTGCTGTTCAGGGAATAGGCGGTATCGTTATTGTATGGGTAGGGGCTAGTGAGGTTATCAAAGGTAACCTTACGATTGGCCAGCTTATTACATTCAATGCGTTATTGGCTTATTTCATCAATCCTATCCTGAATTTGATAAACTTGCAGGCTTCAATTCAAACCGCTGTTGTTGCGGCAGACCGGCTGGCCGAAATTATGGATCTTGACATGGAAAAACCTACCACGGATGACCGTAATTTGCAGCCGTTATCGTTGAGCGGCCAGCCAATTGAATTTCAAGCCGTCGATTTTCGTTATGGAACCAGAGATTTGATCTTAAGAGGACTGAGCTGCACAATTCATTCGGGTGAGAAGATTGCGCTTGTCGGAGAAAGTGGATCGGGAAAAACAACACTAGCCAAGCTGCTGCTGCGGTTTTACAAACCTGAAACCGGTCAAATTCGTATTGGTGGACATCATATTGATGACATACAATTAGAGGCTCTGCGTAGTCGAATAAGTTACATTCCCCAAGAAACATTTTTTTTCAGCGGTTCAATTCGGGACAATCTTGCTCTTGGGGCTGTTCGAGAATTGGAAATGGAGGATATCGTTGAGACTGCTCGGCTTGCTCAAGCTCAGGAGTTTATTGAAAATCTTCCCCTTCGATATAATACGATGCTGGAAGAGAATGCGTCCAACTTATCAGGCGGGCAAAGACAAAGGCTTGCTATTGCAAGAGCATTACTAACGAAACCAGATGTGCTCATTCTTGATGAAGCGACGAGCAACTTGGATACAACAACTGAGCGAGCGGTTTCAGAAACGATTCATAATTTGCAAAATATGACGATGATTATTATCGCGCATCGTTTAAGCACGGTTATGCGATGCGACCGAATTTTTGTTATGGATAAAGGGATGATTACAGAAAGCGGTACTCATGAGCAGTTGCTTCAGTTGGAAGGACGTTATTATGAGTTATGGAAGGATCAGCTTCCAGGATTGGATACAAAAAACAGAAACGAAAAGGCTGTTCTTGTTGGAGGCTTAACATGAAGCTTTTAGAATGGAATGCTTTGACGGACAGCAGTGAGATGCTTGAGGCGCGCACTCCGGCGGCAATACGCTGGTTTTTGTTTATACTTCCTATAAGTATTGCAGCTGCGCTTGTGTGGAGCTGGTACGCACAAATGGATGTTGTCGTTAAAACCCAAGGGGTAATAAAGACAAACGAACAGGTTGCCAAGATTATTCATCCGTCCAGCGGAATTTTGGAACAAGTGTTTATTCAACAAGGACAACAGGTGAAGGCGGGAGACAAGTTGTATGTTGTGAACGCTGAGGCTTTGAAACAGGACTTAGAACGATTGAAGCTCGACGATACCGAAACATCAGAAAAGCTAACATGGCTTATAGAGCTAAATAGTGATTTAGTTGAGAACGGGGGGCTTCCTAATCTTTCTAAGGATGATTTGAATCATCCGGCGAGTTCGGAACGCGATAAATTCTACTATGCGTTTGCCAAAGTAATGAACGATCGTGCCTTTCTTTTAGAACAAATTAATAATAAAGAAAAATTGGAAGAAAGCTTACTAAGAGACCAGAATTTATTAGATGCTCGCTCAGAGGAATATGATCGCTATGAGACTTATCGTTTGAAAAAAGCACAAACTGTGCTTACGTTGGAACAGCTTCGGGAGAGCTATAAACAAGCGGTATTTCTAACTGAAGAAACACAATCCAATGAGTTTCGCGAACAGATTAAAGTTATGGAGCTGAAACTGCAGTCCGAAGAGAATGAATTCCGGTATATAGTCCGCTCTGATCTTGATTTGGCAAGGCAGAAAAAAAGGGAGTTAGACAAACAACAATCGGATCTGATGATCGAGCTTCAATCTGCAATTAATTCCTTGACACTTGTAAAGAAAGAGACGGGAAGACAAATGAAGGACGTTCAGTCTCAGCTAAATAAACGAGTTATTCGTGCCCCTCAATCTGGAATCGTCCATATGCAAAGCGAGATTGGTCCAGAGCAATACGTTCAGGAAGGGGTTCAATTGATGACTATTGTTCCAGAAACAAAGTTTAGGATGCAGCTTTTTTTTAGTCAACAGGATATTGGCCGAGTGAAGGAAGGAGAGGAGATACGTCTTCGTCTGGCGTCATATCCACAGGATGAGTACGGTACAGTTGAAGGCGAATTAAATTTACTCAGTTCGGATGCAACAATAGATCCGCAAAGCGGGGTTTCATATTTTATGGCTGAAGCATCCTTGAAATCAGGGGAATTAGTTGGCCCGAATGGCAGAAGAGCTTTGCTTCGAGCAGGGATGCAAGGGGAGGCATTCGTTATAACAGAAGAGAAAAGTGTACTCCGATGGCTTGCTGAAAAATTGGATTTTATTTCATTAGAGAAAAAATAAATTACATTGGATATTTATGCAAATGTATTTTAGAAGATATAAACATTCTCTTTCAGAATTTTGAGGGGAGTGTTTTTCTATTTATATCGGAGGAACTGGGGGCGATGAAGAAGCGAAACGTCGTCTATCTGATTGACAATTGAACCAAATCACTACTCACATGAGTATTTTTATATAATTGATGGGAATTAAGTCGATTGTATTTTTGGGAAACGGGTCCTTTTTTTATTGAGATAATTTCCCGAAAAACCCAATAAAAAATATATATATGTTTTATTTGATGTTAATTTATTCCTATATCGATGACACTAAAATAATGTGCTTAATTTTTAACATTTTATTCAAATTTAATATAGTATATAATATTTCCATATTATAATATATTTACAGTAGTTAATGAGACGATTTGGGAGTGGAAGCACTATGGTATTTGATCTTGATGAAATCCCCGGATATACCATTCCTCAAGACTGGGTGCAAATGAGTTTTCTCGAAGGCATCGATTATTATTCGAAAAAGCGGGATGCACGATATGATTCTGCTATGGGGCACTTGATTGCACCTTTAGCCTCCAACCAGTTGAATGCTCGCTTGGCTGCGCTATATCCAATGATGAAAAAAGCGAAAAAAGAAATAAATGGGCTCATTGATCGTTTCCCATTTCCATGGTTCTTTATCCTTACGGATCAAGAAGGGATTATAATGGATATTTACGGACCCGCTACGGTGAAAGAAAGATTAAACCAGATTGAAATGAAACCAGGGGCTTCTCTATCTATGCATCACGCGGGAGTTAATGCTGTATCGGTATCCATACTGACGAGCAAGAAGTCTTGCGTTCAATATAAGGAACACGAAATGGACCTATTTCACCAATTTGTTTGTCTGTGCTGTCCGATTCGATTAAATGGACAAATTGTAGGTTACCTTGATTTATCTCACAGTTACTCGTTCGATATTGAGATAACAGTTCCGCTAATGGAAATGCTTGTTCAATCAGTGGAAAGGATTTTGTCTGCTGGATTAGCTTCGCTGGCTGCTTTGGATCGGGCGAAACTTACTCCAAGAGAAAAAGATGTTGCTCATCTATGGGTTCAGGGAAGAACGGCGAATGAAATCGGCTGGGAGCTTGGGATTACCGAGGGGACAGTAAGAAATATGGTCAAAAAAATATACGTCAAAACCTACGTTAAAGACAAGGCTGAATTTGTAAGAAGATTTTATAAAAGATAATTGAAGCTATTATTGTACCATTAAGGTTTTCTCAGCATCGTTTTTATATGAATCGGTATCAGGGGCTTGTACAAGCGGAAGAGTAATAAAACGACTGGATTCCATTATTAACATCTATAAAATGTTAATGTTAGCCGCTTACCAAATTCATGGCGGTGGTAGCTTTCTGCTGATTCCAGACTAGAATGGGACGATTTGATATGTGTGTTCTTGATAGCATCTTTGGCGGTATTCGCTCGTGAGTAAGATGTTTTACCTTGCAGGCTAATCTAAAGTGATAGGAAATTATCGCATGATTAAACACATCTAGGATGCTTATCAAGAATCGCTGCTTGTAGTGGATCCATTTGTACTTAATATCCGTTTTCTACGGCTGATCGGAACCTGTAAGGAGGCGATTGCTAGCCAGACGCTTGGATACTTCATCTTTAGCTATCGCTGCGAGTTGAGCACATTCTTTCGTTTACAAGGGCGTTAAACTCCCTTAAATTGTAATCCGTAGCCCATTCCGTCTTCGGTAGCCATACGTACACGTCTGCCAGGAGCTCAAGGGTCAATCACAGATTTGTTCGTCACCAACCCAACTTGTAGGAAGGCATGGTAAAGGGCGACCACTTCTGCAGACAGTCACCGCCGTTACTAGCCTTCCGTTTCTCATAGGTAGAGTAGGTGGATAGTTCTAAGCTGATGTTGTGTCTGAGCGCAATTTATGCGTGGGAAAATTCTATTTTATCTACAAGTGGGAGGGTGTTTTTCTAGTAGAACTTTGAGAATGTCCCTCTCGGTGCCGTCTATACGATTTATTTTTAAACACGATTTATTTACTACTTTTTTTGGCCATTGTAGTACCTATATGTAAACCATTTTTTTATTTTTGGGTGTCGTACTTCATTTTACAATTCGTCAAATAAAACCGCAAACCGGGCTCCGTGACAGCCTGATCCGCGAAATCCATGATTGCATAAGCTTACTCGCCTAAAAAAATGCATCGTAGCCTCTTTCTTTTAGCAGGTCGATATGCCAGACTGCAGATTGGCTTCCAGTCACAGCGATTCGGAGCTATTAAACGCTTCTTTGATGCTTGGGTACATAGGTACATAATCGGCGGACCGATATAAATCGAACTCGGCGGTACAGCATATTGCAGTCGTGTCTCACTTTTCATATGGTCCCAGCTGAAGCTTTATTTTAATTTAATAGAAGATGTATCTTTTTATTGTTTTTTTGAATCTTTATTTCCGGATTTATTGATTAAGTTAGTTGCGGAATTGAAAATTAAAATGGATGATCCGATAATCATGAAAAATGAAAATAGATCCATTTTATTATTAGTTAATAAATTATTTGAAAAATCATAAGTGTAAATAGAGAATAAAAGGATGCTGAATATCAATAACAGGACACTTTTCATATTCATTTAAACCTCCTTTAATTTCATAATACTTGTAAATTATCATCTTGTATATATCTAATTCTGGATATGGTGATTAAACATTTTTTTGAAATATAATTAATAATTTTATTCTGGTTAGAAGGAGAAAAACGAACTTGAATGTTATCATTTAATTAAACAACATAACGTCAAAGATTGTAGAAATACGAGAGATTAATCTAATGAACTCTGCTTTTCAGTGTCATTACTAGGATTTATTCAATGCAAATAAGCTCCGTGCCGTTCTTCAAGAAGACCTGCTTCTCCAAGAGCTGCAAATCCATCTCGCCACCGTTTTAGGCATTGCTTCGGCTTTTTGAGCCCCACTGCGTTTACGTCAAAACCTGCTTCAAGAAAGATCTCCATGGGTTTCTGCCCCTCTTGATAGGCTTCCAGCTTAAATGCCGGAGCGTACGTAATAGTTTTGTCCGTTACATGCTGTACATTTGAATTCAGCTCCAACAGCTTGATCTTTTTTTCGGAGAACTTCTTCGAAACACCCCTCGTTTTGCCCATAACCATACCTCGCCATTAGCTTGATTAAAATAAAAATGATCCGTGAGAAGGATCACTTTTTTCAAAATGTCCATCCTACGGGTCACAGTTCAATCTTCCGTTCGACTCTTTTGAGTGCCAATTAATTATTATTTGAATTTATACATAAGACGTAAGCAGTTGGAAAATTTTATGGCTAATTTAGAAGAATTTATGCAGGTATGACAACGAAGTGCTTGGCACAAAAACCGCGAACCCGGCTGCCGGACAGCCTGACTCGCGGTTTTTTGTATTTGATAAGACTATTCGCCTAAAAACTCTACGTTGTAACCTTTCTCCTTGAGCAAGTCGATGACCATGCCCTTCTGGGCGAAGTGTCCCGCGCCGACAACGACAAATGACGTGGATTGGCCAGGCAAGACAAAGCCATGAACGAGCTATTCTCGTCCAGGGTTTTGTCTTTTTTTTCATTCATGTGAGCCCGTGGAGCCGGTAATTACATTCGACTGGGCAAATGTCACCACAAAGGGATTAACATCATAAAATATGACGAACCTTCGAGCCGGTCTGGGCTCGATAAGAGGAAGGATCGGAGCAGGAGCGAGGGGATTGATCATTGTTAAAGCAGGATCATCAGGATAGGCAGACTAAGCTGGCGCGACGACGGCTATTTGCGTATATAACCAATCAAGATAATGATTCGCTTTCCGTGCTGGACATTGGGACGAACCGAATTATCGAGACGATCCGGGTAGGCCAACTGCCCAACTCGGCAGCCATCTCTCCCGACGGGAAGAGAATTTATACGACCAACGGGGCGGGCAATAGCATAACGGTTATTTCGGCTCAAACGAACCGGGTTATTGAGACTGTTAAAGGAGTCGGTACGGAGCCTTTTGCGGCTGACTTCTCCATAAGTCGAAACCGCTACTACGTTCCTTCTTTTTACAACGGCTCCTTGTTTGTGCTGGATCTCGGTACGAATAAAGTGCTGGACGAGATTCCGGTCGGGAACGGCCTAGTCGGAGTTGGCGTTTCGCCGGACCAGAGCAAGGTTTATGTCACCTCCGTAGGAGAGGGCATCACGATTATTAATCCCAATAGCGATCAGGTTGTGGCGACAATCCCTGATCTGGACAGCTGGGGCATTGATTTTTCACCGGACGGGGCCAGATACTATGTCAACAATGCGGGATCGAATGCGGTATCCGTTTATGATGCAAGTTCGAATAAGCTGCTCAAAAGAACAGCGGTCGGGCTGGCTCCTCTTGGAATTGTAGCGTCAGGTGACGGGCGGCGCGTTTATGTAGCCAACTCGCGCAGCAAATCCGTCTCGGTTTTGGACGCCGCAACCTTTCGAGTGCTTGATACGATTGCCGTCGGTTCCATTCCGTTTGGGATCGCGATTACGCCGGGCAATCGGAGAGTATACGTGACCAATTTTGGCAGCAACACGGTCTCGGTTATCGACACGGCCGCGAACCGGGTCATCGAGACGATTAGGACCGGAGTCAACCCGCGCGGAATCGCCATCACACCGCCGCGCCTGGAGGAGGGAGTCAATGGCTGAACGGAAAAGGCTGCTCAAAAGAAGCTTCCTGGTTTATGTGGGCAATCAAAATAACAGCACCGTATCGGTCATTAATTCGGCTTCCAATCGGGTCATCAAGACGATTCCAGTGGGCAAAAATCCCGGTCAGGTTAACGCATCCCCCGATGGGAGGCAAATTTACGCGATTAATGGCGGTGATCGGTCGATCTCCATTCTCTCCACCCGAACAAATCAAGTGACCCGAACGATTCGGAATGTAAGTCCGGAGCCTTTTGCGGCGGTATCGGTTGGAAACAGATTCTATGTGCCGGACCTGTATACAGGCGGAGTGACGGTGTTTAATGCGCTGACGAACGGATCTATCGCGCGTTTTCCAGTTGCCAATCTGCCCTTGGCCATCGCTGCATCGCCGGATGGCAAAAAGTTATATGTGACGACTCAAGCACGCAATATATGGATTATTGATACTCGTCTGAATCGGGTCGTAAATTCGATTCCTACAGGAGCGACCTGGGGGTTAGACTTCACTCCGGATGGCAAAAAATTTGTCGTGAACAGCTTTGGAACGAATGAGACGTTGATTTATTGCGTGCGCACGAACAAGATCATCAATTCAATTCCGGTAGGAGTCGCTCCTATCGACATCAACGTCTCTCGTGATGGAAGGCGGGCTTATGTCGCCAACTCACGGAGCCGGTCCGTATCGGTAATCGATCTGAAAGCAAAACGCGTCATCAAAACGATTCAGGTCGGCGATGTGCCTTACAATCTTGCCATTACCCCGGATGATCGGAGTGTTTATGTGACCAATAATGGGAGCAATACCGTTTCCGTCATTGACGCCAGAACGCTTAAAGTGCTCCTGACGATACCGGTAGGACTCGGTCCAAGAGGCATCGCAATTATATGAGCTTGTTTTTTTGAAATTTAAATTTAGGAGTGGAAAAATGGGGACAGCAACCGGTACACAAGCAACACAATCGCTGTTTGCTTATGTGAGCAACCAAAATGACGACTCTCTATCGGTCATTGCAATTCCTAGCAATCGAACGATAAAAACAGTCCGGGTAGGCCAGCTTCCTAATTCAGCTGTTATTTCTCCCGACGGAGCACGGGTGTATACGACGAATCGGGGCAGCAATACGCTTTCGGTCATTTCAACAAGCACGAATACATTGATTCAAACGGTTCGCGGAGTAGGTTCAGAGCCTTTTGCTACTGCTTTTGCTCCAAATAGAGGGCGGATTTATGTTCCTACATTATATACAGGCTCTGTATTTGTGTTGGACTCGGTTACGAATAATGTCTTGCAAGAAATACCGATCGGTAATGGACTTGTCGGAATTGCCGTTTCCCCGGACGAGAGCAAGGTGTATGTTACTTCCGTCGGGACGGGTATCTCCATTATTGACGCGAATACGAATAAAGTGATTGAAACGATATCGGCTACGGGTAGCTGGAGCGTTCGCTTTTTACCAAATGGAACAAGGTACTACGTGAATAACTACGGTACGAATCTGGTATCTGTTTATAATGCCGAGAACAATGCCTTGATTAAACGAATACCCGTCGGCACTGCCCCCCTCGGAGTTATAGTGTCAAAAAATGGACAACGCGTTTATGTAACCAACTCTCGCGGCAGCTCGGTATCGGTCATTGATACAGCTACGAATCTGGTAATTAAAACGATTCCGGTCGGATTCGTGCCGTTTGGAATTGCCTTAACTCCACTTAATCGTAGAGCGTATGTCACCAATTTTGGCGACAATACCATTTCTATCATCGACACAACTACGAATAGCGTTATTGGAACCATCCCGACGGGGAATAACCCTCGTGGAATCGCGATTACCCCTTAATCCATTCTATTGTGGGAGGAAATGAAATATGGATCGCAAAAGATCTTTGGCCTATGTAAGTAATCAAAATAGCAGCAGCGTCTCCGTTATCGATACGGTCACGAATAAAGTGATCAAAACGATTCCCATAAACAAGAACCCCAACGCCATTAATTTTTCTCCAGATAAATCACGACTGTATACGTCAAATGTAGGCTCTAGATCGGTATCGGTGATCTCTAGAAAAACGAATACAGTCATTAGGACCATTCAAGATGTACTTCCTGAGCCATTCGGGATCGCCGCCGTGTCAAACAAGGTTTATGTTCCGGGGCAGTACTCCGGCGAGGTAGCGGTTATCAATGCGCGTTCATTCCATGTTATCGATCGGTTTCAAGTTGCGAACGGTCCTGTAACGATTACAGCAGCTCCAAATGGACAGCAGCTATATGTGACGACATTGGCGCAAGACATTTTTATCATTGATATCCCGCAAAACAAGGTTGTCCAAACGCTCCCGTCAGGTCCGATCTGGGGGCTTGTTTTTACTCCGAGCGGGAAAAGCTTTATCGTAACTAATTTTGATACAAACCAAATCACGATTTATTCGGCCAGCACCAATAAACCTATTGCACAAATACCGGTAGGCCTTGCTCCTCTGGGGCTTGCTATTTCAAGCAGTGGGCTGCGGGCATATGTAGCGAATTCGAGAAGTCGATCCGTCTCGGTCATTGATTTGGTTGGAAAACGCGTGATAAAAACGATACCAGTAGGCAAAATTCCATATGGAGTAACGGTCACTCCTAACAAGCGAACTGTGTATGTGACTAATTATGACAGTAACACCGTTTCCGTTATCGATGCGCAGTCACTAAGTGTAATCAAAACGATTCCTGTCGGGGCTGGTCCAAGGGGAATAGTTTCTAGTTGAGCGTAATGTGAAAAGCCCTGAACGAGGCGTCTCGTCCAGGGCTTTTTGACTTGAATGAGCAGAATTAGGATACCGCCTTCAATCCAGTCACTCCTACTACAATTAGGACTAGGCTGGCGATACGCATGATGCTTTTGGACTCTCCGAAGAAGAGCATATTGACGATAACAGCTAGCGAGGTGCCGAGACCGACCCATACGGTGTAAGCGATGCTAAGCTGCAGATATTGCAGGGAAGCATATAAAAGGATAAACGAAGCCGCGAAGCCGCTTGCGAACATTACTCCGTTCAACAAGGTTTTGCGCTTGCTGAAGCGGCTCAAACCAACGACGCCGACAAGCTCGAAGCATGCCGCCGCAATGACATAAATCCAACCCATGTTAAGTTACCTCCATGTTGTGATGAAATTCCATTAAGATTTGGTATGACTTTTTCCGTCAGCAAGCTTCAGCATGATCACACCGATGAGCAGCAGCGACATGAAAAAGGTTTTGGCGAAGTTGAAGGAGCCATTGAACAAAAACAAGTCCATGAGCGCGGTGCCGGCTGTTCCGGATGCTGCGAATAGGGCGTATACGGTTCCCGTCGGGATTAGCTCACAGGCCTTGAACAGAAAGTAGAAGTCTAGAACGATTAAGGCGGCGATCAGCATGAAATGCCATGGCAACGAGGCGGTAAGGAAGCCGTAGACCCATACTAATTCAGCTGTACAGGTAAGAATGACAAAAAGCCAGCCCTTGCTGAGGCCCTTAGGCTTGTTATTTATAGTCGCTTGATTTTGCATAACGGATGCTCCTTCTGTTGAGGAAATAATAGGAATTGTGCCAATAAAGTTCGTTCATTATTCATGAATGAATGTCAGTCATTTCTATTTAGTCTACTCCGTTCCTCCGTTTAAGTCAAATTGCTGCACTTAAAAAAGCCCCCAATCCGAGTGGATTGGAGGCTTCTTCCGAGTTTAATATCTTGGTGGAGGACCGCTGCGATCCACTCTTGGGCCTTGAAAGGCCGAGAACAGCAGAAGGACCGCTGAGGCCGCGTGCAGAATAAAGCCGAGGAACGGAATCCAGCCTAACAAGGAGGCTGCAATACCAGTGGCACTGCCGTAGATTGGCTCGCGCTGTGAGCGGGAGACGAACAGGGTGATCAGATGGAAAATGAACATAAAGCCCAGAGCCGTGTAGCCACTCGACATAACGAATAGGCCGCCTAGAATCGGGATTGCGAGTAGTCCTTCGCAAATGCCGCTGATGATGCGCAATGCTTTGGCCAATGACATGGGACATAACCTCCTGAAGTTGGTTCTAACCTATAACTCTTACTTAAGGATACGACACATTCCGCAAGAAGTTCCATCTGCATTTGGAAACAGAGGGTATGGTAAACTGGAAAGCATAGGAAGTTTGAATTGGGGGAAGCAAAATGTACCGCGTAACAATTGTGGAGGATGACGTTAAAATTGCCTCCTTATTAGCTGGAGCACTGGAACGTTATGGTTTCCAGCCGCTGCGAGCGGCCAGGTTCAAGGAGCTTGCTCTGGATTTTGCGGAACAGCAGCCTCATCTTGTGCTAATGGACATCAATTTACCCTACTATGACGGGTTTTATTGGTGCCGTCAGTTCCGCAAGCAATCCAAGGCTCCTGTTATTTTTATATCAGCCCGCTCCGGTGAAATGGATCAGGTGATGGCGATTGAGAACGGCGGAGATGATTATGTGACGAAGCCGATTCATCTTGATCTTTTGCTGGCTAAAATCAAAAGCGCTTTACGTCGTACTTACGGGGAGTACGCCGGTACTACGGCAGCAGGTGGAAAGGCAATAGATAGCAGCGGGAGCGATTCTGTGCATTCCAATGGCTATGAAGAGGAAAACGCCGAAGGAGGCTTCGAGGTAATCTTCGGAGGTTTACGCCTGGACATCAGCCGCAGCCTATTGATCTGGAAAGGAGCTTCCTTGCAGCTCAGCCGCAACGAACGGCTGCTCGCGGAGGCGCTGCTGGAGGGGAGAGGTGCTATTCTGTCTCGCAACTGTCTGTTAGAGAGCTTGTG
This window contains:
- a CDS encoding DNA-binding response regulator, OmpR family, contains REC and winged-helix (wHTH) domain translates to MYRVTIVEDDVKIASLLAGALERYGFQPLRAARFKELALDFAEQQPHLVLMDINLPYYDGFYWCRQFRKQSKAPVIFISARSGEMDQVMAIENGGDDYVTKPIHLDLLLAKIKSALRRTYGEYAGTTAAGGKAIDSSGSDSVHSNGYEEENAEGGFEVIFGGLRLDISRSLLIWKGASLQLSRNERLLAEALLEGRGAILSRNCLLESLWDDTAFVDDNTLTVNVTRLRRKLEELGLEGVLETHRGQGYRLNEDRLGASGLRQSSDGAATLHHSQKEHP